A genomic window from Pantoea alhagi includes:
- the acpT gene encoding 4'-phosphopantetheinyl transferase AcpT, which produces MHRVALGKISDLQQQPLPPALWQLAPSGPPRAAWLAGRVLLSRMLFPLPLPEIIYGDNGKPAFHANMPLWFNISHSGDDIALIISDEGEVGCDIEVIRPRENWRGIAEAVFSSGERQLIAAEPESAQLTAFWRIWTCKEAILKQSGGTVWQIAQIDSTAPAHYFVSQMIIANALILAICTSAPHVLSVDEIIR; this is translated from the coding sequence ATGCATCGGGTTGCGCTGGGAAAGATTTCTGATTTGCAACAGCAGCCGCTTCCACCAGCCCTGTGGCAGTTAGCTCCCTCAGGTCCGCCGCGTGCGGCCTGGCTGGCCGGACGCGTACTGCTTAGCCGCATGCTTTTCCCGCTGCCGTTGCCTGAAATCATCTACGGCGACAACGGCAAACCTGCTTTTCATGCCAATATGCCTCTGTGGTTTAATATCAGCCATAGCGGCGATGATATTGCGTTGATCATTAGTGATGAAGGTGAAGTTGGCTGCGATATTGAAGTTATTCGTCCTCGTGAAAACTGGCGTGGTATCGCTGAGGCCGTATTTAGCTCAGGCGAGCGCCAGTTGATAGCGGCGGAACCGGAATCTGCTCAACTTACTGCATTTTGGCGCATCTGGACATGCAAAGAAGCTATTTTGAAGCAGTCCGGGGGCACCGTATGGCAAATAGCGCAGATTGACAGCACGGCACCCGCTCACTATTTTGTGAGCCAGATGATAATAGCCAATGCTCTTATTCTGGCGATCTGCACCTCTGCTCCGCATGTCTTGAGCGTTGACGAGATTATCCGGTAG
- a CDS encoding beta-ketoacyl-[acyl-carrier-protein] synthase family protein, translating into MIYISAFGMLNALGNNSAEIAANLVRGVAPGMRVRAGWLRHHPEAVLGGVDGELPAIPEAFSAHRSRNNQLLLAALAQIQPQLDNAIAQYGRDRVAVVMGTSTSGLNEGDEHVRLTLNNEASLNWQYPQQELGDPSRFLRNWLELEGPAFTLSTACSSSARAIISGRRLIEAGLADVALVGGADTLSRMPIGGFHSLESLSPDLCQPFGRDRCGITIGEGAALMLLTREPQPIALLGVGESSDAWHISAPHPEGAGAIRAIRQALTDANLQPDEVGYINLHGTATALNDQIESKVVHDLFGERVPCSSTKHLTGHTLGAAGITEAAISALILQQNLPLPPQDFSVSPIDPTLPACAILRQPQPLERPVILSNSFAFGGNNASILLGRCV; encoded by the coding sequence ATGATTTATATTTCAGCCTTCGGCATGCTTAATGCGCTGGGGAATAATAGCGCCGAGATCGCCGCCAATCTGGTACGTGGCGTCGCCCCCGGCATGCGTGTTCGGGCTGGCTGGTTACGTCATCATCCTGAGGCTGTATTGGGCGGGGTGGACGGCGAATTACCGGCTATCCCTGAGGCGTTCTCTGCGCACCGCAGCCGCAATAATCAGCTGTTGCTGGCAGCGCTGGCGCAAATTCAGCCGCAGTTGGATAACGCTATTGCGCAGTATGGTCGCGATCGCGTCGCCGTGGTCATGGGCACCAGCACCTCCGGATTGAATGAAGGTGACGAACATGTTCGTCTGACGCTCAACAACGAGGCAAGCCTGAACTGGCAGTATCCGCAGCAGGAATTGGGCGATCCCTCACGTTTTCTCAGAAACTGGCTGGAGTTGGAAGGCCCTGCTTTCACACTTTCTACCGCCTGTTCATCCAGTGCCCGCGCCATCATCAGCGGTCGGCGTCTGATCGAGGCTGGTCTGGCGGATGTGGCTCTTGTTGGCGGGGCGGATACGCTGAGCCGTATGCCGATCGGCGGCTTTCATAGCCTGGAATCACTATCGCCTGATTTGTGCCAGCCGTTTGGTCGTGACCGTTGCGGCATTACCATCGGCGAAGGCGCTGCTCTGATGCTGCTGACGCGTGAGCCGCAGCCGATTGCACTGCTTGGCGTCGGTGAATCAAGTGATGCCTGGCATATCTCCGCACCGCACCCGGAAGGCGCAGGCGCCATCCGCGCTATTCGTCAGGCGCTGACGGATGCCAACCTGCAGCCTGATGAAGTGGGGTACATCAATCTGCACGGTACGGCTACCGCGCTTAACGATCAGATTGAATCGAAAGTTGTGCATGATCTGTTCGGTGAAAGGGTGCCTTGCAGCTCCACAAAACATCTGACCGGCCATACATTAGGCGCGGCGGGCATTACTGAGGCGGCTATCAGCGCACTGATTTTGCAACAAAACCTGCCGTTGCCGCCGCAGGATTTTAGCGTGTCGCCCATCGATCCGACCCTGCCCGCCTGCGCTATTCTGCGGCAGCCGCAGCCGTTGGAGCGTCCGGTTATCCTGTCAAATTCTTTTGCCTTTGGCGGTAATAATGCCAGCATTTTGCTGGGGAGATGTGTATGA
- the xylR gene encoding D-xylose utilization transcriptional activator XylR (D-xylose enhances binding of XylR to the xyl promoter and activates transcription.), with protein MFEKRFRISLLFNANKIYDRQVVEGVGEYLQASQTDWDIFIEEDFRCRIDNMHECLGDGVIADYDDKDIEALLQNVDVPIVGVGGSYHRPEDYPPVHYIATDNAALVESAFLHLKEKGINRFAFYGLPASCGKRWAQEREYAFRRLVAKERYQGVVYQGMETAPAYWQHAQNRLADWLQTLPQQTGIIAVTDARARHLLQVCEHLKIPVPEKLCVIGIDNEELTRYLSRVALSSVAQGTRQMGYQAAKLLHRLLDRQTLPLQRILVPPVKVIARRSTDFRSLHDPAVIQAMHYIRFNACKGIKVEQVLDAVGMSRSNLEKRFKDETGETIHTIIHSEKLERARALLVSSSVPINEISQMCGYPSLQYFYSVFKKSYASTPKEYRQQNAEVMS; from the coding sequence ATGTTTGAGAAACGTTTTCGCATCAGCCTGCTGTTTAATGCCAATAAAATCTATGACCGCCAGGTAGTGGAAGGTGTCGGTGAATATCTGCAAGCCTCGCAAACCGACTGGGATATTTTTATTGAGGAAGATTTTCGCTGCCGTATTGATAACATGCATGAGTGCCTCGGCGACGGCGTGATCGCGGACTATGACGATAAAGATATTGAGGCGCTGCTGCAGAATGTAGACGTGCCGATCGTGGGCGTGGGCGGCTCTTATCATCGGCCAGAAGATTACCCGCCCGTGCATTATATCGCGACCGATAACGCCGCGCTGGTAGAGAGCGCGTTTTTGCACCTGAAAGAAAAAGGCATTAACCGCTTTGCTTTTTATGGCCTGCCCGCCTCGTGTGGCAAACGCTGGGCGCAGGAGCGGGAATATGCCTTTCGGCGGCTGGTAGCGAAAGAGCGCTATCAGGGCGTGGTTTACCAGGGCATGGAGACCGCGCCGGCCTACTGGCAGCACGCGCAAAACCGGCTGGCCGACTGGCTGCAAACCCTGCCGCAGCAAACCGGTATTATCGCCGTTACCGATGCGCGTGCCCGCCATCTGTTGCAGGTATGCGAGCATCTGAAAATTCCGGTTCCGGAGAAACTGTGCGTGATCGGCATTGATAACGAAGAGCTGACGCGCTACCTGTCGCGCGTGGCGCTCTCCTCAGTGGCGCAGGGTACCCGACAGATGGGCTATCAGGCGGCCAAACTGTTGCATCGGCTGCTGGATCGGCAAACCTTACCGTTGCAACGCATTCTGGTGCCGCCGGTGAAGGTTATCGCCCGGCGCTCAACAGATTTTCGCTCGCTGCACGATCCGGCAGTGATTCAGGCGATGCACTATATCCGCTTTAACGCCTGTAAAGGGATCAAGGTTGAGCAGGTGCTGGATGCAGTAGGCATGTCGCGTTCCAACCTTGAAAAACGCTTTAAAGATGAAACCGGCGAGACCATTCACACCATCATCCACAGCGAGAAGCTGGAACGGGCACGGGCGCTGCTGGTCTCCTCTTCTGTGCCGATTAATGAGATTTCGCAGATGTGCGGTTACCCTTCACTGCAATATTTCTATTCGGTGTTTAAGAAAAGCTACGCCAGCACGCCAAAGGAATATCGGCAGCAAAATGCGGAGGTGATGAGCTAA
- a CDS encoding 3-ketoacyl-ACP reductase FabG2, which translates to MSRSVLVTGASKGIGRAIACQLAADGFIVGVHYHRDEAGARETLKAIEQAGGQGRLLCFDVGNRQQCREVLEQEIATHGAWYGVINNAGIARDGAFPALSENDWDDVIHTNLDSFYNVIHPCTMPMVSARKGGRIITLSSVSGVMGNRGQVNYSAAKAGIIGATKALAIELAKRKITVNCIAPGLIDTGMIEMEETALKEAMALIPMKRMGQADEVAGLASYLMSDIAGYITRQVISVNGGML; encoded by the coding sequence ATGAGTCGTTCAGTACTGGTCACCGGTGCCAGTAAAGGCATCGGTCGTGCCATCGCTTGCCAGCTTGCCGCAGATGGTTTCATTGTTGGTGTGCATTATCATCGCGATGAAGCGGGGGCCAGGGAGACGCTGAAGGCGATCGAGCAGGCCGGTGGTCAGGGGCGTTTGCTCTGTTTTGACGTCGGCAACCGCCAACAGTGCCGTGAGGTGCTTGAGCAGGAGATCGCTACGCATGGTGCCTGGTATGGCGTGATAAACAATGCCGGTATCGCGCGGGACGGCGCATTTCCGGCACTCAGTGAAAACGACTGGGACGATGTCATTCACACCAACCTTGATAGCTTTTATAACGTCATTCATCCCTGCACTATGCCAATGGTTAGTGCGCGGAAAGGGGGACGCATTATTACGCTTTCTTCGGTTTCAGGCGTAATGGGCAACCGCGGGCAGGTAAACTACAGCGCAGCAAAGGCAGGTATTATCGGCGCAACGAAAGCGCTGGCGATTGAACTGGCAAAGCGCAAAATTACCGTTAACTGTATCGCTCCGGGGCTGATTGATACCGGTATGATCGAAATGGAAGAGACCGCATTGAAAGAGGCGATGGCGCTTATTCCAATGAAACGCATGGGGCAGGCGGATGAGGTTGCCGGACTGGCCAGTTATTTAATGTCTGATATTGCAGGATATATTACCCGCCAGGTTATTTCCGTTAACGGAGGGATGCTATGA
- a CDS encoding beta-ketoacyl-ACP synthase: MIRRVVITGMGGVTAFGETWQEVSRRLLAYKNAVRKMPEWQIYDGLHTLLGAPIDDFSLPDHYTRKRIRAMGRVSLLSTRATELALEQAGLIDDPVLVSGQTGIAYGSSTGSTGPVSEFATMLTEKHTNNISGTTYVQMMPHTTAVNTGLFFGLRGRVIPTSSACTSGSQAIGYAWEAIRHGYQTVMVAGGAEELCPSEAAVFDTLFATSQRNDTPEITPSPFDQQRDGLVIGEGAGTLILEELEHAKARGATIYGEIVAFATNCDAAHITQPQRETMQICMEQSLSMAGLTPQEIGYISAHGTATERGDVAESQATAMIYGNGTPVSSLKSYFGHTLGACGALEAWMSLQMMREGWFAPTINLTQPDEQCGNLDYIMGEARSIDCEYLQSNNFAFGGINTSLVIKRWA, encoded by the coding sequence ATGATTCGCCGCGTAGTCATTACCGGTATGGGTGGTGTTACCGCCTTTGGTGAAACCTGGCAGGAAGTCTCCCGCCGTCTGCTGGCTTATAAAAATGCGGTACGTAAAATGCCGGAGTGGCAGATTTATGACGGTCTGCATACGCTGCTGGGTGCGCCGATTGATGATTTCAGCTTGCCCGATCACTATACGCGCAAGCGTATCCGGGCGATGGGCCGGGTTTCGTTGCTTTCCACCCGTGCTACCGAACTGGCGCTGGAACAGGCCGGGCTAATCGACGATCCGGTACTGGTGAGTGGCCAGACGGGGATCGCTTACGGTTCATCCACCGGCAGTACCGGCCCGGTAAGCGAATTCGCCACCATGCTTACCGAGAAGCACACCAATAATATCAGCGGCACCACCTATGTACAGATGATGCCGCACACCACGGCGGTCAATACCGGACTCTTTTTTGGCCTGCGTGGCCGGGTGATCCCCACTTCCAGCGCCTGCACCTCCGGCAGCCAGGCGATCGGCTACGCGTGGGAAGCCATTCGCCACGGTTATCAAACGGTGATGGTGGCGGGCGGCGCAGAAGAGCTTTGCCCCTCCGAGGCGGCGGTATTCGATACGTTATTTGCTACCAGCCAGCGCAACGATACGCCTGAAATCACGCCGTCGCCGTTCGATCAGCAACGCGATGGGCTGGTTATCGGCGAAGGCGCCGGAACGTTAATCCTTGAAGAGCTTGAACATGCCAAAGCACGCGGCGCGACGATTTATGGTGAAATCGTCGCGTTCGCAACCAACTGCGATGCTGCGCATATTACCCAGCCGCAGCGGGAAACCATGCAGATATGCATGGAGCAATCGTTGAGTATGGCGGGATTAACGCCACAGGAGATTGGTTATATTTCTGCTCATGGCACGGCCACGGAGCGAGGAGATGTTGCCGAAAGTCAGGCGACAGCGATGATTTACGGCAACGGGACGCCAGTATCTTCACTGAAAAGCTATTTCGGCCATACGCTGGGCGCGTGCGGCGCACTGGAAGCATGGATGAGCCTGCAAATGATGCGTGAGGGCTGGTTTGCGCCAACGATAAATTTGACGCAGCCGGACGAGCAATGCGGCAACCTGGATTACATTATGGGCGAAGCCCGTTCGATTGATTGCGAATACCTGCAAAGCAATAACTTCGCTTTCGGCGGCATCAATACTTCGCTTGTTATCAAACGCTGGGCTTAA
- a CDS encoding 3-hydroxy-fatty acyl-ACP dehydratase, with protein sequence MNHYLPPVAYLPHDAPMLLLEEVVGVTDNTAHCRAVVSSDGVLQPFLDAQSNLPGWYALELMAQTVGVWSGWQRQRNGQQSIALGMVLGARELICAAGHFPGGATLDIDVSLLMQDERFGSFDCTIRIDKETVATGRVNTFQPTAEELSSLFNQGNRK encoded by the coding sequence ATGAATCACTATCTGCCGCCGGTAGCGTATCTGCCGCACGATGCGCCGATGCTGTTGTTGGAAGAGGTTGTTGGCGTGACGGACAATACTGCCCACTGTCGGGCAGTGGTGAGCAGCGACGGCGTGCTGCAGCCTTTCCTGGATGCCCAGAGCAATCTACCCGGCTGGTATGCGCTGGAGTTGATGGCACAAACCGTGGGCGTCTGGTCCGGCTGGCAGCGGCAGCGAAACGGTCAGCAAAGCATCGCGCTGGGCATGGTGCTGGGCGCCCGTGAGCTGATTTGCGCCGCGGGACATTTTCCCGGCGGCGCCACGCTGGATATTGACGTCAGCTTGCTTATGCAGGATGAACGTTTCGGTAGTTTCGACTGCACGATTCGCATTGATAAAGAGACAGTGGCGACGGGTCGCGTAAATACTTTTCAGCCCACGGCAGAAGAGTTGAGTTCGCTTTTTAATCAGGGGAATAGAAAATGA